From the genome of Cryptococcus neoformans var. neoformans B-3501A chromosome 1, whole genome shotgun sequence, one region includes:
- a CDS encoding hypothetical protein (Similar to gi|46140007|ref|XP_391694.1| conserved hypothetical protein [Gibberella zeae PH-1], FASTA scores: opt: 837, E(): 1.3e-49, (49.805% identity (78.599% similar) in 257 aa overlap (9-265:13-269)); HMMPfam hit to HpcH_HpaI, HpcH/HpaI aldolase family, score: 169.0, E(): 1e-47): protein MSTITNGITVHVPRHRLRNGLEAGKPMIGCFSSLPSAWTARIVASCGWDYVIIDCEHGNHDDSDMHDTVNVIASENVSPIVRLRAGEYGLIKRALDCGAHGIMVPMVNTPEDARNIVKWSKFPPMGVRGQGSSFSAMASGLTTHQYVSLANKTILTIVQIETPEAVSNAEKIASIEGVDALFIGPNDLALSLLGYVPARWDEPEFLDALEKVRLAAKKYGKYVGILARNGAHAKELSEKWKLVGLGSDVRALQTAMKATVAASRSEA, encoded by the exons ATGTCAACCATTACCAACGGCATTACCGTCCATGTTCCGAGACATCGGCTTCGCAATGGTCTAGAAGCCGGAAAGCCTATGATTGGATGTTTCTCCTCGTTGCCCTCAGCATGGACTGCGAGAATTGTGGCATCATGCGGATGGGAC TATGTGATCATCGATTGCGAACATGGGAATCATGACGATAGCGATATGCACGATACGGTGAACGTGATTGCTTCTGAGAATGTTTCCCCCATTGTCCGTTTGAGAGCAGGAGAATATGGCCTGATCAAAAGGGCATTAGATTGTGGTGCACA TGGAATTATGGTTCCAATGGTAAATACACCCGAAGATGCTCGAAACATTGTCAAATGGTCGAAATTCCCACCGATGGGCGTACGAGGACAAGGATCATCTTTCTCTGCCATGGCATCTGGGCTTACCACACACCAATACGTTTCACTGGCCAATAAGACTATCCTCACCATTGTCCAAATCGAGACGCCTGAAGCGGTCTCCAACGCCGAGAAGATCGCGTCAATTGAGGGTGTCGATGCACTCTTCATTGGTCCCAATGATCTTGCGCTTTCATTGCTCGGATATGTACCTGCCAGATGGGATGAACCGGAGTTTTTGGACGCGTTAGAGAAAGTAAGGTTGGCGGCGAAAAAGTATGGCAAGTATGTGGGCATACTGGCGCGGAATGGAGCGCACGCAAAGGAGTTGAGCGAGAAGTGGAAGTTGGTCGGTTTGGGGTCCGATGTGAGAGCGCTACAGACAGCCATGAAGGCTACCGTGGCGGCGTCGAGAAGCGAAGCGTAG
- a CDS encoding 60S ribosomal protein L9 (Match to ESTs gb|CF188805.1|CF188805, gb|CF189098.1|CF189098, gb|CF189937.1|CF189937; Similar to gi|19114610|ref|NP_593698.1| 60s ribosomal protein l9-a. [Schizosaccharomyces pombe], FASTA scores: opt: 696, E(): 3.6e-42, (58.152% identity (82.609% similar) in 184 aa overlap (2-184:3-182)); HMMPfam hit to Ribosomal_L6, Ribosomal protein L6, score: 107.1, E(): 4.2e-29), which produces MKDISSIESLVVPEGVTVAIKARTVTVEGPRGKLTKNVGHIQMDIQLVKTPKDSKVVFTVWHGARKHVACLRTVKSLVENMIIGVTKGFLYKMRLVYAHFPINALPSDDGSALQIRNFLGEKFVRDCPMLEGVKVSLSDVKDEIIIQGNDIEKVSQSAASITDKCRVKDKDIRKFLDGVYISERTVVVKDE; this is translated from the exons ATGAAGgacatctcttccatcgaGTCTTTGGTCGTTCCCGAGGGTGTCACCGTTGCCATCAAGGCCCGAACTGTCACCGTTGAGGGTCCTAGGGGAAAGTTGACCAAGAACGTTGGTCACATCCAGATGGACATCCAGCTC GTTAAGACTCCCAAGGACTCCAAGGTTGTCTTCACTGTTTGGCACGGTGCCCGAAAGCACGTCGCTTGTCTCCGAACTGTCAAGTCTTTGGTCGAGAACATGATCATCGGTGTCACCAAG GGCTTCCTCTACAAGATGCGACTTGTCTACGCGCATTTCCCCATCAACGCCCTTCCCAGCGACGATGGCTCCGCCCTCCAGATCCGAAACTTCT TGGGTGAGAAATTCGTCCGAGACTGCCCCATGCTCGAGGGCGTCAAGGTCTCTCTCTCCGACGTCAAGGATGAGATCATCATTCAGGGCAACGACATTGAGAAGGTTTCCCAATCCGCCGCTTCCATCACTGACAAGTGCCGAGTGAAGGACAAGGATATCCGAAAGTTCTTGGACG GTGTCTACATTTCTGAGCGTACGGTCGTTGTTAAGGACGAGTAG